A region of Frederiksenia canicola DNA encodes the following proteins:
- the apbC gene encoding iron-sulfur cluster carrier protein ApbC encodes MNQLNEQQLAEIKGILQQFQHPTLQKDLVALNALKKAEIGGTILRIELAMPFAWNSGFEQLKAETEEKLKQIAQVSEVKWVMNYQIATLKRANNHPAVNGVKNIIAVTSGKGGVGKSTTSVNLALALKAQGARVGILDADIYGPSIPHMLGAADQRPTSPDNKHIVPIEAHGLFSNSIGYLMSPDNATIWRGPMASSALSQLLQETWWPDLDYLVIDMPPGTGDIQLTLSQQIPVTGAVVVTTPQDIALLDAIKGIAMFERVSVPVLGIIENMSVHICSNCGHHEHIFGTGGANKVAQKYNTNVLGQLPLHIRLREDLDNGTPTVVADPTHEISQAYAELAAKVAAELYWQGSVIPSEIMIREVK; translated from the coding sequence ATGAACCAACTTAATGAACAGCAACTTGCTGAAATTAAAGGGATTTTACAGCAATTCCAACATCCAACCCTACAAAAAGATTTAGTCGCATTAAATGCACTCAAGAAAGCCGAGATCGGCGGTACGATCTTACGCATTGAACTTGCTATGCCGTTTGCGTGGAACAGCGGTTTTGAGCAATTAAAAGCGGAGACCGAAGAAAAATTAAAACAGATTGCCCAAGTCAGTGAGGTAAAATGGGTGATGAATTACCAAATCGCTACGCTTAAACGGGCGAATAATCACCCTGCGGTAAATGGGGTGAAAAACATCATTGCAGTAACATCAGGTAAAGGCGGTGTAGGCAAGTCGACAACCTCAGTCAATTTAGCCCTTGCATTAAAAGCGCAAGGAGCAAGAGTGGGCATTTTAGATGCGGATATTTACGGTCCGTCTATTCCACATATGTTAGGTGCGGCTGATCAACGTCCAACGTCGCCCGATAACAAACACATCGTGCCGATTGAAGCCCACGGGTTATTCTCAAATTCCATCGGCTATTTAATGTCGCCTGACAACGCAACGATTTGGCGTGGCCCCATGGCGAGTAGTGCTTTAAGCCAATTATTGCAAGAAACGTGGTGGCCTGACTTGGATTATTTGGTGATCGATATGCCACCAGGTACGGGCGATATTCAGCTCACCCTATCGCAGCAAATTCCAGTCACTGGAGCAGTGGTAGTTACCACGCCGCAAGATATTGCGTTACTCGATGCCATTAAAGGCATTGCAATGTTCGAACGAGTGTCAGTCCCCGTGTTGGGAATTATCGAAAATATGAGTGTGCATATTTGCTCAAACTGTGGACACCACGAACATATTTTCGGTACAGGTGGAGCGAATAAAGTTGCTCAAAAATATAATACTAACGTGTTAGGGCAGCTACCGCTCCACATTCGTCTGCGTGAAGATTTAGACAACGGCACCCCTACAGTGGTCGCGGATCCAACTCACGAAATTAGCCAAGCCTACGCTGAACTCGCTGCCAAGGTTGCCGCCGAACTTTACTGGCAAGGTTCCGTCATTCCGTCAGAAATTATGATTCGGGAAGTGAAATAA
- the fis gene encoding DNA-binding transcriptional regulator Fis, which produces MLEQEKTSPLTVSMLNSHAQQVNKPLRDNVKQAVRNYLAQLNGEDPTELYELVLSEIEHPMLDIVMQYTRGNQTRAATMLGINRGTLRKKLKKYGMG; this is translated from the coding sequence ATGTTAGAACAAGAAAAAACAAGTCCATTAACAGTGTCAATGTTAAATTCACATGCACAACAAGTGAATAAACCATTGCGTGACAATGTTAAACAAGCCGTAAGAAATTACTTAGCACAATTGAATGGTGAAGATCCAACTGAATTATATGAGTTGGTACTTTCTGAAATTGAACATCCAATGTTAGATATCGTAATGCAATACACTCGTGGTAACCAAACCCGTGCGGCAACAATGTTAGGCATCAACCGTGGGACATTACGTAAAAAGCTAAAAAAGTACGGTATGGGCTAA